A region of Vicugna pacos chromosome 7, VicPac4, whole genome shotgun sequence DNA encodes the following proteins:
- the CPA4 gene encoding carboxypeptidase A4 — MKWILFFGALIGSGISGREKCFGDQVFRINVRNGDEISKISQLVNSNNFKLSFWKSPSTFGHPVDVLVPSVSLQPVRAFLKSQLLEYSVTIEDLQALLDNEEKERQHNEGQERNSNNFNYGAYHSLEAIYHEMDSIAQDFSGLVSRVKIGHSFENRSMYVLKFSTGRGSQRPAIWLNAGIHSREWISQATAIWTARKIVTDYGKDPAITSILEKMDIFLLPVANPDGYVYTQTQDRLWRKSRSLNPGSSCIGTDLNRNWNVSFAGKGASDDPCSEAYHGTHANSEVEVKSVVDFIQKHRNFKCFIDLHSYSQLLMYPYGYTFNKAPDTKELDEVARRAAKALASLSGTEYRVGPISTTIYPASGSSTDWAYDNGIKYAFAFELRDTRHYGFLLPANQIIPTAEETWLGMKTIMEHVRDHLY, encoded by the exons ggaCCAAGTTTTCAGGATTAACGTCAGAAATGGAGATGAGATCAGCAAAATAAGTCAGCTAGTGAATTCAAACAACTTTAAG cTCAGCTTCTGGAAATCTCCCTCTACTTTTGGTCATCCTGTGGATGTCCTCGTCCCTTCTGTCAGTCTTCAGCCAGTCAGAGCCTTCCTGAAGTCCCAGCTCTTAGAGTACTCAGTGACTATTGAAGACCTGCAG GCCCTTTTAgataatgaagagaaagaaaggcaacACAATGAAGGTCAAGAACGGAACAGTAATAACTTCAACTATGGGGCCTACCATTCTCTGGAAGCT ATTTACCATGAGATGGACAGCATTGCCCAAGATTTTTCTGGCTTGGTGAGCAGGGTGAAGATTGGGCATTCATTTGAAAACCGGTCGATGTATGTACTGAAG TTCAGTACTGGGAGAGGCAGTCAGCGGCCGGCCATTTGGCTGAACGCGGGCATCCATTCCCGGGAGTGGATCTCACAGGCCACAGCAATCTGGACTGCGAGAAAG ATTGTAACTGATTATGGGAAGGATCCAGCCATCACGTCCATCTTGGAGAAAATGGATATTTTCTTGTTGCCTGTGGCCAATCCTGATGGATATGTTTACACACAAACTCAA GACCGATTATGGAGGAAGTCACGGTCTCTAAATCCTGGAAGCTCCTGCATTGGTACTGATCTAAATAGAAATTGGAATGTTAGTTTTGCAG GAAAGGGAGCCAGTGACGACCCTTGCTCTGAAGCATACCATGGAACCCATGCCAATTCGGAAGTAGAGGTGAAATCAGTGGTAGATTTCATCCAAAAACACAGGAATTTCAAATGTTTCATTGACCTTCACAGCTACTCACAGCTGCTGATGTACCCATATGGGTACACGTTCAACAAGGCCCCGGATACTAAAGAGCTG GATGAGGTGGCAAGGCGTGCGGCCAAAGCTCTGGCTTCGCTGTCGGGCACTGAGTATCGCGTGGGTCCTATCAGCACCACTATCT ATCCAGCTAGCGGGAGCAGCACTGACTGGGCATATGATAATGGCATCAAGTATGCATTTGCTTTTGAGTTGAGAGATACTAGGCACTATGGCTTCCTTCTGCCAGCCAACCAGATCATCCCCACTGCAGAGGAGACCTGGCTGGGGATGAAGACCATCATGGAGCATGTGCGGGACCACCTCTACTAG